The Kiritimatiellia bacterium genome includes a window with the following:
- a CDS encoding deoxyhypusine synthase family protein, whose amino-acid sequence MSETPILDFILANYKNFNARATRDAMLAYWRHIERGGTMLWAVAGAMSSAQLGITLAPAIREGLIHALSVTGANLEESLFRLVAHTHYRDFPEYRYFRKEDDAKILAQRMRRVTDTSIPEDEAFRAVEKIIVPMWKDATKRGERRFWHEYFYDLVLRLKRSQCDGKPEECWLLAAAKVRLPLLVPGYEDSTFGNIFASYVKTGECSASIVKSGIEYMAEFYDRYEELSRGAGCGFFQIGGGIAGDFPICVVPSIKYDLQKPVRPWAYFCQISDSTTSYGSYSGATPNEKITWDKLTPDTPMFVIESDATIVAPLILRALLECKAYPAAARKRIAAFERGQKSARAAHAAR is encoded by the coding sequence ATGAGCGAAACGCCGATCCTCGATTTCATTTTGGCGAATTACAAAAACTTCAACGCGCGCGCGACCCGCGATGCGATGCTCGCCTACTGGCGTCATATCGAGAGGGGCGGGACCATGCTTTGGGCCGTTGCAGGGGCGATGTCATCGGCTCAACTGGGCATTACCTTGGCGCCGGCCATCCGGGAGGGGCTGATCCATGCACTTTCCGTGACCGGAGCCAACCTGGAGGAGTCGCTTTTCCGGCTCGTTGCCCACACGCATTACCGGGACTTCCCGGAATATCGGTATTTTCGCAAAGAGGACGACGCCAAAATTCTTGCGCAGCGAATGCGCCGCGTGACCGACACGAGCATCCCGGAAGACGAGGCATTCCGGGCCGTCGAAAAAATCATCGTGCCCATGTGGAAGGATGCGACGAAAAGAGGCGAACGAAGATTTTGGCACGAATATTTTTATGATTTGGTCCTTCGCCTGAAACGCAGCCAGTGCGACGGCAAACCCGAGGAATGCTGGTTGTTGGCGGCAGCGAAGGTTCGACTTCCGTTGTTGGTGCCCGGTTACGAGGATTCCACCTTCGGAAATATATTTGCATCGTATGTAAAAACGGGGGAGTGCAGCGCGTCGATCGTAAAGTCGGGGATCGAATACATGGCGGAATTTTATGACCGGTACGAAGAACTGTCCCGCGGGGCGGGATGCGGATTTTTCCAGATTGGCGGGGGAATTGCCGGAGACTTTCCAATCTGCGTGGTTCCGTCGATCAAATACGACCTCCAAAAACCGGTCCGGCCCTGGGCCTATTTTTGCCAGATCTCCGACTCGACCACCTCCTATGGGTCGTATTCGGGGGCGACGCCGAACGAAAAAATCACATGGGACAAGCTCACGCCAGACACCCCTATGTTCGTTATCGAATCGGACGCGACGATCGTCGCGCCGCTCATTTTGCGCGCCCTCCTCGAGTGCAAAGCCTACCCGGCCGCTGCCCGGAAACGAATTGCTGCATTTGAGCGCGGGCAAAAATCTGCGCGAGCCGCGCATGCGGCGCGCTGA
- a CDS encoding SGNH/GDSL hydrolase family protein, which translates to MNEMIHVTRTDGPEKTRPVHPVFSAVAWLWNTGRGVPGWLAVAGFVGLSGIFFLLFVLMAIYGIPWAKIIYAEAPYQNFFLGLASLFAAWVVHSGWRSPWTTWRRVSGKFILFTLSLAFSFALGEVALRAMLIVNQQRNSLDRLKQLREMGKKLPVRSTHPMAIIIEPSYNARLVYELKPNLDMLFGHRTLRTNSDGMRDDRDYSTEKPQGVIRIFGIGDSGMFGWGVHQNQEYMAVLRSNLQARADGHRYEVMHAAVPGYNTQLEVESLRAKGLKYKPDIVIVGWCDNDFSLPFFMLQKENYYRRDVSFLHLLLFHREQLITMIAGAHFRDMRNFDRNQVVDELLAGSDIQGVENAFRELKGLAETNHFKVLVFGSMRKEAEEICSRVGLPYFNLRTQIPADRHPPEWAVHFMHPRPEGHAVLARYLEQELIRLGWLPAAPAGVENTNRDSAGMASGS; encoded by the coding sequence ATGAATGAAATGATTCACGTGACTCGGACGGATGGACCGGAGAAAACCCGACCCGTTCACCCGGTTTTTTCAGCAGTGGCGTGGCTGTGGAACACCGGCCGAGGCGTGCCAGGGTGGCTCGCCGTAGCCGGGTTTGTTGGATTGTCGGGGATCTTTTTCCTGCTGTTCGTGTTGATGGCCATCTACGGCATTCCCTGGGCAAAAATCATCTATGCCGAGGCGCCGTATCAGAACTTTTTTCTGGGCTTGGCGTCGCTGTTCGCAGCATGGGTTGTTCACTCCGGCTGGCGCAGTCCTTGGACGACGTGGCGCAGGGTCAGCGGCAAATTCATTTTGTTTACATTGAGCCTTGCATTTTCATTCGCGCTTGGCGAAGTGGCCCTGCGGGCGATGCTCATCGTCAATCAGCAGCGGAATTCGCTCGACCGCCTGAAACAACTGCGGGAGATGGGGAAGAAATTGCCTGTGCGCAGTACCCATCCCATGGCGATCATCATCGAACCGAGCTACAACGCCCGACTGGTTTACGAACTGAAACCAAACCTCGACATGCTTTTTGGACACCGGACTTTGAGGACCAACTCGGACGGCATGCGGGATGACCGGGATTACTCGACCGAAAAGCCCCAAGGCGTGATTCGGATTTTTGGGATAGGGGATTCCGGGATGTTCGGGTGGGGCGTCCATCAGAATCAGGAATACATGGCCGTCCTGAGGTCCAATCTGCAGGCCCGCGCGGACGGCCATCGGTATGAAGTCATGCACGCGGCCGTTCCCGGCTACAATACGCAACTCGAAGTGGAATCGCTCCGCGCCAAGGGACTCAAATACAAGCCGGACATCGTCATTGTCGGATGGTGCGACAACGATTTCTCGCTGCCATTCTTCATGCTGCAGAAGGAGAATTATTACCGTCGGGACGTGTCATTTTTGCATCTACTTCTGTTTCACCGCGAGCAGTTGATAACGATGATCGCGGGAGCACACTTTCGGGATATGAGGAATTTTGATCGAAACCAAGTGGTCGACGAGTTGCTTGCCGGCTCTGATATTCAGGGGGTCGAAAACGCCTTTCGTGAGCTCAAAGGTCTCGCCGAGACCAATCATTTCAAGGTGCTTGTCTTTGGGTCCATGCGGAAAGAGGCCGAAGAAATATGTTCGCGGGTCGGACTGCCGTACTTCAACCTCCGCACGCAAATTCCTGCAGACCGTCATCCTCCTGAATGGGCCGTGCACTTCATGCACCCGCGACCGGAGGGCCATGCTGTTCTGGCGCGCTATTTGGAGCAGGAGCTTATTCGGCTCGGCTGGTTACCTGCAGCACCCGCTGGTGTCGAGAATACAAACCGCGACTCCGCCGGCATGGCCTCCGGATCCTGA
- a CDS encoding TonB-dependent receptor — MTRHLHQYILVALVVWALAIQMPSRAHQADTSSSPLINLSLNLLAAGGGSTADPADLELFQSGKHDPKQNGFTLQGAEISLSGRVDPFFAAAHVVADADHVELEEAYLTSALGSDALELKVGQYLTEFGLINSTHPHSWDWIDQPFIATRLLGPEGLRSAGARVAWQTQLPGTPLLIFGAQNADHSSAISFLGADHEFHHAVPESNHHDHTGEDDGEIHLISMAGGTVGGRPSIIRDPESVDELLFSGRFEQKVIDSETTGLKIGISALWGPNSSSEDGETQIHGADISLDLYRPGPQMPERWLRWQTEIMSREFRCGELAIPLASEYLTFPSETIRDWGIYSQIALSFLPRWETGLRIEYASGNDAGVIERDDDPLRADRWRISPLVAFRPSEHVRIRLQYNYDESDAPPDSAHTVWVGIDGSLGTH; from the coding sequence ATGACTCGACATCTTCATCAATACATTCTCGTTGCTTTAGTCGTCTGGGCGCTGGCGATTCAGATGCCCAGCCGGGCTCATCAAGCCGACACGTCCTCATCACCGCTGATCAATTTATCCTTGAACCTTCTTGCTGCAGGCGGCGGTTCGACCGCCGATCCGGCTGACCTCGAACTGTTTCAAAGCGGAAAACACGACCCAAAACAAAACGGATTCACCCTGCAAGGCGCTGAAATTTCCCTTTCAGGAAGGGTCGATCCATTTTTCGCCGCCGCTCACGTGGTGGCCGACGCGGATCACGTTGAGCTGGAGGAAGCGTATTTGACATCGGCCCTTGGGTCCGATGCGCTCGAATTGAAGGTTGGACAGTACCTCACCGAATTTGGCCTGATCAATTCGACGCACCCTCATTCGTGGGATTGGATTGACCAGCCGTTCATCGCCACCCGTTTGCTCGGCCCGGAAGGGTTGCGGTCGGCGGGTGCGCGGGTAGCTTGGCAAACACAATTGCCGGGAACCCCTTTGCTCATCTTCGGCGCTCAAAATGCCGATCACTCCTCAGCCATCAGTTTTCTAGGAGCGGACCATGAATTCCACCATGCTGTTCCCGAGTCGAACCATCACGATCATACAGGCGAAGACGATGGCGAGATCCACCTCATCTCAATGGCCGGCGGGACAGTTGGCGGGCGCCCATCCATCATCCGCGACCCCGAATCCGTGGACGAGTTGTTATTTTCCGGCCGGTTTGAACAGAAAGTGATCGACTCAGAGACGACCGGGCTGAAAATCGGCATTTCAGCCTTGTGGGGACCCAATTCATCCAGCGAAGACGGGGAAACACAAATTCACGGCGCAGACATCTCGTTGGATCTGTACCGGCCCGGCCCTCAAATGCCTGAGCGTTGGCTACGGTGGCAAACGGAGATTATGAGCCGCGAATTTAGGTGCGGCGAATTGGCCATCCCGCTGGCATCCGAATACTTGACTTTTCCGTCTGAAACAATTCGCGATTGGGGCATCTATAGCCAAATTGCCTTGTCATTCTTGCCGAGGTGGGAGACGGGGCTTCGGATCGAATATGCATCGGGAAATGATGCCGGCGTGATTGAACGCGACGATGATCCGCTCCGTGCCGACCGCTGGCGAATTTCGCCTCTTGTCGCATTCCGGCCCTCAGAGCACGTGCGAATTCGACTTCAATACAATTATGACGAGAGCGATGCCCCACCAGATAGCGCTCATACCGTCTGGGTGGGGATCGATGGCTCGCTAGGGACGCATTGA
- a CDS encoding transcriptional repressor: MQRRTQQRAAIVEAIREAGRPLAPREIHELARRKIPEIGIATVYRAIKDLLSDQKLTAVEVPGAPPRYEVAGLTHHHHFLCRSCDRMMDILGCPGDLAAYAPPGFTVESHELTLVGLCLDCSSPRRSRRNRSRKLSR, encoded by the coding sequence ATGCAACGTCGTACTCAGCAAAGGGCGGCCATCGTCGAGGCGATTCGCGAGGCCGGCCGCCCCCTGGCACCCCGGGAAATTCACGAGTTGGCCCGGCGCAAAATCCCTGAAATTGGAATCGCGACAGTTTACAGAGCTATCAAAGATTTGCTCTCCGACCAGAAACTGACGGCTGTGGAGGTTCCCGGAGCGCCCCCGCGCTACGAAGTTGCTGGCCTTACGCATCACCATCATTTTCTTTGCCGATCGTGCGATCGGATGATGGACATTCTGGGATGTCCCGGTGACTTGGCTGCCTATGCGCCGCCAGGCTTCACCGTAGAATCGCACGAACTGACGCTTGTTGGTCTGTGCCTGGATTGCTCCAGCCCGAGAAGAAGCCGGCGGAACAGATCAAGGAAGCTTTCGCGATGA
- a CDS encoding TRAP transporter substrate-binding protein, whose protein sequence is MGLPAHAQEKKADKKPKIKWRMQTYAGAALGEHVIKPSIDAFNIAANGEMVIELYYADQIAPQGELVRALQRGILDAVQTDEDSAQSPVDISIFGAYFPFASQFSLDVPTLWNWYGLNKIWEEAYAKVDNVTFLSMGSWDPCNFATTKPIRSLEDFKGLRVYMFPTGGQFMKRFGVVPVSLPYEDVQMAIQTKELDGVCWSGITEVYTVGWADVTKYYLTNPISGAWAGAYLVNTKSWESLPEHLRMLFKLCIDYSHYYRLHWYWWGEAHYRVKGGKLELTSLPESEWSKVRQAAYEFWDEAAQKSPTTAKVVEIIKEYNQIMEKAGPPYRCA, encoded by the coding sequence ATGGGCCTTCCAGCCCACGCGCAGGAAAAGAAGGCGGACAAGAAACCGAAGATCAAGTGGCGCATGCAGACCTATGCCGGAGCAGCGCTCGGTGAACATGTGATCAAGCCGTCGATCGACGCATTCAACATCGCGGCGAACGGCGAAATGGTGATCGAGCTGTATTATGCGGACCAGATTGCGCCGCAGGGCGAGTTGGTCCGCGCCCTCCAACGAGGTATCCTCGATGCTGTACAGACCGATGAGGACTCCGCCCAGTCGCCGGTGGACATCTCGATCTTTGGGGCCTATTTCCCCTTCGCATCCCAGTTCTCGCTTGATGTGCCGACGCTGTGGAATTGGTACGGGCTCAATAAGATCTGGGAGGAGGCCTATGCGAAGGTCGACAACGTCACCTTCCTCAGCATGGGCTCATGGGATCCCTGCAATTTCGCGACCACCAAGCCGATACGCTCCTTGGAGGATTTCAAGGGCCTGCGGGTGTACATGTTCCCGACCGGTGGCCAGTTCATGAAACGCTTCGGTGTCGTCCCCGTCTCGTTGCCGTATGAAGACGTGCAGATGGCGATTCAAACGAAAGAATTGGACGGCGTTTGCTGGTCGGGCATTACGGAGGTTTACACGGTGGGTTGGGCGGACGTCACGAAGTACTATCTGACCAATCCCATTTCCGGCGCTTGGGCGGGAGCTTATCTGGTCAACACCAAGAGCTGGGAATCCCTTCCCGAGCACCTCCGCATGCTATTCAAGCTCTGCATCGATTACTCGCACTACTATCGTCTGCACTGGTACTGGTGGGGCGAAGCGCACTATCGCGTGAAGGGCGGCAAATTGGAATTGACCTCGCTGCCGGAATCCGAGTGGAGCAAGGTCCGGCAGGCGGCGTACGAGTTCTGGGATGAAGCGGCCCAAAAGAGCCCTACGACGGCGAAGGTGGTTGAGATCATCAAAGAGTACAACCAGATCATGGAGAAGGCCGGACCGCCGTATCGATGCGCCTGA
- a CDS encoding TRAP transporter small permease subunit — protein MSMTYPEHPPSPKGVKRMPAVICWYVRIVDALGKGAGVVAMFLTFVLLGILVESSIARLLFGVSHIWSVEMAMFTMTAYYLLGGALSEQDNYHVRMDLFYNRLSPRGKAIIDSITGLCVIFYLFFLFTGAVSNTHWAWTHKQVNFSAWAPPMTPIKVIMSVGIGLMLLQVIATFFRDLARALGRSIE, from the coding sequence ATGAGCATGACCTATCCCGAGCATCCGCCATCCCCTAAGGGTGTGAAGCGCATGCCGGCCGTGATCTGTTGGTACGTCCGAATCGTAGACGCCTTGGGGAAGGGTGCCGGAGTTGTTGCGATGTTCCTAACCTTCGTCCTGTTAGGGATCCTGGTGGAGTCTTCGATTGCGAGACTGCTTTTTGGAGTCTCGCACATCTGGAGCGTGGAAATGGCGATGTTTACGATGACGGCCTATTACCTCCTCGGTGGCGCTCTTTCTGAACAGGACAACTACCACGTTCGGATGGACTTGTTTTACAATCGGCTCTCGCCCCGTGGGAAGGCGATCATTGATAGCATCACCGGACTTTGCGTGATCTTTTATCTATTCTTTCTGTTTACGGGCGCGGTCAGCAATACGCACTGGGCCTGGACGCACAAGCAGGTGAATTTTTCCGCGTGGGCGCCGCCCATGACGCCGATCAAGGTCATCATGTCTGTGGGCATCGGGCTGATGCTGCTTCAGGTCATCGCAACGTTCTTTCGCGATCTGGCCCGCGCGCTCGGGAGGTCGATCGAATGA
- a CDS encoding TRAP transporter large permease subunit, whose amino-acid sequence MSYEQIALFMFTTMLALLATGQRFFGVIGFVGIASALLLWGPQTASMPFDAAITTLNWYPLLTLPMFIFMGYMFAETGIASDLYRMFYVWSGRLPGGLAIGTIAMMVLISAINGLSVAGLAIGATIALPEMLRHGYDKRMVTGVIQAGSTLGIIVPPSVVLVLYGMIARVPVGHLWFAGVLPGLLMAFLFILYIVIRCWINPKMGPPMSREELAAIPWVERIKLLRAGIIPMLIFAVMVLLFLGGVTSLVESSGIGMLSTILAAWARGKLKWKTLVEVTRKSLGVSCVFMWIIQSALLFSTVFDGLGAGKALENLFVGQWHLHPLAIVALMQASFLLMGIFLDDTAMLVIVAPLYVPLIRKLGFDPVWYGILYTITCQVAYLTPPFGYNLFLMRSMAPPEITLRDIYMSIIPFVLVMILALIIILFVPEIATALPKWYFSR is encoded by the coding sequence ATGAGCTACGAACAAATTGCCCTCTTCATGTTCACCACGATGCTCGCCCTTCTGGCGACCGGCCAGCGCTTTTTTGGCGTCATCGGATTTGTGGGCATCGCCTCGGCGTTGCTGCTCTGGGGCCCTCAAACCGCGTCCATGCCCTTTGATGCGGCGATCACCACATTGAACTGGTACCCCCTTCTCACGCTGCCCATGTTCATTTTCATGGGGTACATGTTCGCCGAAACGGGGATCGCCAGCGACCTATACCGCATGTTTTACGTCTGGTCCGGCCGCTTGCCCGGCGGCTTGGCAATCGGGACCATCGCAATGATGGTCCTGATCTCCGCTATCAATGGCTTGAGTGTGGCAGGTTTGGCGATTGGCGCGACCATCGCACTTCCGGAGATGTTGCGCCACGGCTATGACAAGCGGATGGTCACCGGAGTCATTCAGGCGGGCAGCACGCTAGGGATTATTGTTCCGCCGAGCGTCGTGCTGGTGTTGTACGGGATGATCGCCCGCGTTCCTGTCGGGCACCTGTGGTTTGCCGGCGTGTTGCCGGGGCTGCTCATGGCATTTCTCTTTATTCTCTACATTGTGATCCGTTGCTGGATCAATCCCAAGATGGGCCCGCCCATGTCGCGCGAGGAGCTCGCTGCCATCCCATGGGTAGAGCGGATCAAGCTCCTCCGCGCCGGCATCATCCCGATGCTCATTTTCGCGGTCATGGTTCTGCTCTTTCTGGGCGGCGTCACCAGCCTGGTCGAGTCTTCCGGGATCGGGATGCTCTCCACGATCCTCGCCGCCTGGGCACGAGGAAAACTCAAGTGGAAGACGCTCGTTGAGGTCACCCGGAAATCGTTGGGTGTCAGTTGCGTCTTTATGTGGATCATCCAATCGGCCCTGTTGTTTTCAACCGTGTTTGACGGATTGGGCGCCGGCAAGGCCCTGGAGAATCTGTTTGTCGGGCAATGGCACCTGCACCCGCTTGCAATAGTGGCGTTGATGCAGGCTAGTTTCCTTTTGATGGGAATTTTCCTCGATGATACGGCCATGCTGGTGATTGTGGCGCCGCTTTATGTGCCTTTGATTCGCAAGCTCGGATTCGACCCGGTCTGGTATGGCATCTTGTACACGATCACCTGTCAGGTCGCCTATCTGACGCCGCCGTTCGGCTACAACCTTTTCTTGATGCGCAGCATGGCGCCGCCGGAAATCACGCTGCGGGACATCTATATGTCCATCATACCGTTTGTTCTGGTGATGATTCTGGCCCTGATCATTATCCTGTTCGTGCCCGAAATCGCGACGGCGCTTCCGAAGTGGTATTTCAGCCGATGA
- a CDS encoding glutamine synthetase family protein gives MKKSASDPIGWLKKKIESGEIDTVAVAFPDVLGRLMGKRATGHYFLEHILDGGTHGCNYLLVVNMEMDPVDGFKLANWDKGFGDFSMVPDPASARPLPWQTGTALVLCDLYHHDGKLVEEAPRSVLRRQIERLASHSLSCKAASELEFFLFNQTYQSAKAGGYAALAPSSEYRIDYHILQPGRDEEIFREMRLMLESAGIAVETTKGEWGCGQHELNILYDDPLPMADKHIILKLCVKEIAARHGKCVTFMPKYNSKEAGSSCHIHISIWKDGKNLFWDSKRNEGSKFFRQFLGGLLKYTPELSYFMAPTVNAYKRYQPMSWAPTKMVWAMDNRTAGFRVVGHGSSYRIENRMPGADANPYLAFAAMIIAGMAGVEEDLDCGEVYQGNAYTDKNLKALPKTLREAADLLDKSRLARSVLGDAVVDFYVHTAHSEMDAYESAVTDWERARYFEQI, from the coding sequence ATGAAGAAATCCGCATCTGATCCCATCGGCTGGCTGAAAAAAAAGATCGAGAGCGGCGAAATCGACACCGTCGCCGTTGCCTTCCCTGACGTGCTGGGGCGTTTGATGGGCAAGCGCGCCACGGGTCATTACTTCCTCGAACACATCCTCGATGGCGGCACCCACGGCTGCAATTACCTGCTGGTCGTCAACATGGAAATGGACCCTGTCGATGGTTTCAAGTTGGCGAATTGGGACAAGGGCTTCGGTGATTTCTCGATGGTTCCTGACCCCGCTTCTGCGCGGCCGCTACCCTGGCAGACGGGAACCGCCCTCGTACTCTGCGACCTCTACCATCACGACGGGAAATTGGTTGAAGAAGCCCCGCGCTCGGTTTTGCGCCGGCAAATCGAACGGCTCGCGTCCCATTCGCTATCCTGCAAGGCCGCGAGCGAACTCGAATTTTTCCTCTTCAACCAAACTTACCAAAGCGCCAAGGCGGGCGGATACGCCGCGCTGGCCCCCTCTAGCGAATACCGAATCGACTACCACATTTTGCAGCCGGGGCGCGACGAAGAGATTTTTCGCGAAATGCGCCTCATGTTGGAATCGGCCGGAATCGCCGTGGAAACAACTAAGGGCGAATGGGGATGCGGCCAACACGAATTGAATATTTTGTATGATGATCCCCTGCCGATGGCCGACAAACACATCATCCTCAAGCTCTGCGTTAAGGAAATCGCGGCCCGGCATGGAAAGTGCGTCACCTTTATGCCGAAATACAACAGCAAAGAGGCCGGCAGCAGTTGTCACATCCACATCAGCATCTGGAAGGACGGAAAAAACCTCTTCTGGGATTCCAAGCGAAACGAAGGCTCAAAGTTTTTCAGACAGTTCCTCGGAGGCTTGCTGAAGTACACGCCGGAGCTGTCCTATTTCATGGCGCCGACTGTCAACGCCTACAAACGCTATCAGCCAATGAGCTGGGCGCCGACGAAGATGGTCTGGGCGATGGACAATCGAACGGCCGGGTTCCGTGTGGTCGGCCACGGGTCATCCTATCGAATCGAAAACCGGATGCCCGGCGCCGACGCAAACCCGTATCTTGCCTTTGCCGCGATGATCATTGCCGGAATGGCGGGCGTCGAAGAAGACCTCGATTGTGGAGAGGTGTATCAGGGCAACGCGTACACCGACAAGAATCTCAAAGCCCTTCCCAAAACCCTTCGCGAAGCTGCCGACCTCCTCGACAAGAGTCGACTGGCCAGGTCGGTCCTCGGGGATGCTGTGGTTGATTTTTACGTTCATACCGCCCACAGCGAAATGGACGCCTACGAAAGCGCCGTGACCGATTGGGAACGCGCTCGATATTTCGAGCAAATTTAG
- a CDS encoding aldehyde dehydrogenase family protein has product MSKPCETRLIIDGQFVDGEKGAVTPLTNPATEETWCEIAAAEVSDVDRAVRGAQRAFEAGWRDLAPGKRAEILFRIARLIRENAEELAQLETRNIGKPISDSRDEVLLGARIFEYYAGAIALFYGQTIPVARGGFDFTLRQPMGVVAAIVPWNFPFPITAWKVAPALAAGNAVVLKPATLSPVTALRLGALALEAGLPPGVLQVIAGPGARLGEALVQHPLVRKISFTGSTEVGARILQMSAPDIKRVSLELGGKSPNIIFADADLDQAASTSPMSVFANCGQDCCARSRIFVERKVFDEFVHKFIAATRRIAVGDPSKPETQVGPMVSANQRESVEGFLKRARSAGRSIACGGDRPYEKGYYLSPALVLGCETTDEIWREEVFGPVVCVRPFDDEETMLREVNESYYGLSGSLWTNDLKRAIRVAKRVESGVLSVNCHSSVHVEAPFGGFKRSGIGRDLGMAAMEGYTELKNVYISL; this is encoded by the coding sequence ATGAGCAAGCCATGTGAAACACGATTGATCATCGACGGCCAGTTCGTCGATGGCGAAAAAGGGGCAGTTACACCGCTCACGAATCCCGCAACCGAGGAAACCTGGTGCGAGATCGCCGCTGCGGAGGTTTCCGATGTAGATCGCGCGGTCCGCGGAGCCCAGCGTGCGTTTGAGGCGGGGTGGCGAGACCTCGCGCCCGGCAAACGGGCTGAAATTCTCTTCCGCATCGCCCGATTGATCCGGGAGAACGCGGAAGAGTTGGCGCAACTCGAGACTCGGAATATTGGAAAGCCCATCTCCGACTCTCGTGACGAGGTCCTTCTGGGCGCGAGAATTTTCGAGTATTACGCTGGCGCGATCGCTCTCTTCTATGGCCAGACCATTCCGGTGGCCCGAGGCGGTTTTGACTTCACCCTGCGCCAGCCGATGGGCGTCGTGGCGGCCATCGTTCCTTGGAACTTCCCATTCCCCATCACCGCGTGGAAGGTCGCTCCCGCCCTCGCGGCAGGGAATGCGGTTGTACTCAAGCCGGCCACCCTTTCACCGGTTACCGCGCTCCGGCTCGGCGCGCTGGCCCTTGAGGCAGGCTTGCCTCCGGGCGTTTTGCAGGTCATCGCCGGTCCCGGCGCGAGGCTGGGCGAAGCATTGGTTCAGCATCCGCTGGTGCGGAAGATTTCGTTCACCGGCTCCACGGAGGTGGGGGCGCGAATCCTGCAGATGTCTGCCCCGGACATCAAGCGCGTGTCGCTCGAGCTGGGGGGCAAATCTCCGAACATCATTTTTGCGGATGCGGACCTGGATCAGGCGGCCTCGACCTCGCCGATGAGCGTTTTTGCCAATTGCGGACAGGATTGCTGCGCACGAAGCCGAATTTTCGTCGAACGAAAAGTCTTTGATGAGTTTGTCCATAAATTCATAGCGGCCACGCGGCGTATTGCCGTAGGCGATCCATCGAAACCCGAAACCCAGGTGGGACCGATGGTCTCGGCGAACCAGCGAGAATCCGTTGAGGGCTTCCTAAAGCGTGCGCGGTCCGCTGGCCGATCGATTGCCTGCGGCGGAGATCGCCCTTACGAAAAGGGATATTACTTGAGTCCTGCGCTCGTACTGGGTTGCGAGACCACGGATGAAATCTGGCGAGAGGAGGTGTTTGGCCCCGTGGTCTGCGTAAGGCCGTTCGATGACGAGGAAACGATGCTCCGCGAGGTCAATGAGTCCTATTATGGACTCAGCGGCTCGCTTTGGACGAATGATCTCAAACGCGCCATCCGCGTCGCGAAACGCGTTGAAAGCGGCGTCTTGAGCGTGAACTGTCACTCAAGTGTTCACGTGGAGGCCCCATTCGGCGGGTTCAAACGAAGCGGCATCGGCCGCGACCTCGGCATGGCCGCCATGGAGGGGTATACGGAACTGAAAAACGTCTATATTTCACTTTGA